The proteins below are encoded in one region of Neoasaia chiangmaiensis:
- a CDS encoding dipeptidase yields MNDDTRQHDALLTLDTHIDIPWPDRGDFGDDTVTRQVDLPKLRKGGLKAVCLAAYIPQGRRNALGHDQAWVRVEQMLRVIGGLPDAVGDDQVRLCGTAESVRSAVAAGAVAIVPAVENGYAIGDDPGRVRQLYALGARYMTLTHNGHNVLADAAIPRADLDDPVALHGGLSALGREAISAMNDCGMLVDISHVSRDSMLQAVECSRTPVVATHSCARALCDHPRNLDDRQLDRLAESGGLVQVTAMSSFLKAPALGRATVDDLAHHVAYIARRIGVAHVGVSSDFDGGGGIEGWSDAAQGANVTAALVRQGFTPEEIVAIWGGNFLRLMELAESARRG; encoded by the coding sequence ATGAACGACGATACCCGACAGCACGATGCATTGCTGACTCTCGATACGCATATCGACATTCCCTGGCCGGACAGGGGTGACTTTGGCGACGACACCGTGACACGGCAGGTCGATCTGCCGAAGCTGCGCAAAGGTGGCCTGAAGGCTGTCTGTCTTGCGGCCTACATCCCGCAGGGCCGCCGCAACGCCCTTGGGCACGATCAGGCGTGGGTGCGCGTCGAACAGATGTTGCGGGTCATTGGCGGGTTGCCGGATGCGGTCGGCGACGATCAGGTTCGGTTGTGTGGCACGGCGGAATCGGTTCGGTCGGCGGTCGCGGCGGGAGCTGTTGCCATCGTACCGGCCGTCGAGAACGGATATGCGATCGGGGATGATCCGGGGCGTGTCCGGCAGCTCTATGCGCTTGGGGCCCGTTACATGACGCTGACGCATAATGGGCACAATGTATTGGCCGATGCCGCCATTCCGCGCGCCGATCTGGACGATCCGGTCGCGTTGCATGGCGGTCTGTCTGCATTGGGGCGTGAGGCGATCAGCGCGATGAATGATTGCGGCATGCTGGTGGACATCTCGCATGTCTCGCGGGATTCGATGCTCCAGGCGGTCGAATGTTCCCGCACGCCGGTGGTGGCGACACATTCCTGCGCACGGGCGCTGTGCGATCATCCGCGTAATCTGGACGATCGGCAACTGGATCGTCTGGCCGAAAGCGGTGGGCTGGTGCAGGTCACGGCCATGTCGTCGTTTCTCAAGGCACCGGCGCTGGGTCGCGCGACGGTCGACGATCTGGCGCATCATGTCGCATATATCGCCCGGCGTATCGGCGTGGCGCATGTGGGCGTGTCATCGGATTTCGATGGTGGTGGCGGAATCGAGGGATGGTCCGATGCCGCTCAGGGCGCCAATGTCACGGCTGCCTTGGTGCGGCAAGGCTTCACCCCGGAAGAAATCGTCGCGATCTGGGGGGGGAACTTCCTGCGCCTGATGGAACTGGCAGAATCGGCGCGTCGTGGGTAA